The following are encoded together in the Daucus carota subsp. sativus chromosome 5, DH1 v3.0, whole genome shotgun sequence genome:
- the LOC108221695 gene encoding uncharacterized protein LOC108221695, with protein MELNKFESIKKLNTERFDWKCRLRLQSMWKGLNRETKEFWGINMTLIDDSNHRIHGFASSKYCKGLFEQLKEGNIYILTNFKVKDYVGDETYRPVRNRKHIYFTTHTKIETDSGVGLKIEKFAVDLFYMGEIKKLAEDNRFLIDMVGRIQNVRTNIKSIKNDVEKVITKFDLTDGRYTVPVTLFDDFGVQFAEELEDCKQTEIYIIIAAAKVGLYEGIANLTNYPATRIYINPTHYSIGELKAKMLETIEETVSSPPQEITELKTLTIKDIKAMTPDSTECRVKCQLKVTKVEEQSSWFYAVCTKCPKEISRVDGVFKCEDCNRIIPYPDKRFRICTLCSDNTGSIAVIFLDQEVTRIIEKTVFDIEVDAIQENTEGKFPAVLKTFEKKVYTITLNITENNLKKGSMVYEADEIFDKIESSANFDPSTNTDTQMVEAATVDLKDDDLSTPTTGISSTKTRPRVDIEPVAFDPKEDTPAKLNKKDKKKKE; from the exons ATGGAGCTTAACAAGTTCGAATCAATCAAGAAGTTGAACACAGAGCGCTTCGACTGGAAGTGTAGACTTCGATTACAGTCGATGTGGAAAGGACTAAACAGAGAAACAAAAGAGTTCTGGGGCATCAATATGACACTCATCGATGATTCG AACCACAGGATTCATGGATTTGCAAGTTCTAAATACTGTAAAGGACTTTTCGAACAATTGAAGGAaggaaatatttatattctcacaaatttcaaagtTAAGGATTATGTTGGCGACGAAACCTACCGTCCGGTTCGAAACAGAAAGCATATCTActtcacaacacacacaaaaataGAGACAGATTCGGGTGTTGGTTTGAAAATTGAGAAGTTTGCTGTGGACCTGTTCTACATGGGAGAAATTAAAAAACTAGCTGAGGACAACCGTTTCTTAATAG atatgGTAGGAAGGATACAAAATGTTCGAACGAACATCAAGTCAATCAAAAATGATGTCGAGAAGGTTATTACAAAGTTTGACCTCACTGATGGAAG GTACACTGTTCCTGTGACTCTATTTGATGATTTTGGAGTTCAGTTTGCAGAAGAGCTGGAAGATTGTAAACAAACAGAGATTTATATTATCATTGCTGCTGCAAAAGTTGGCCTCTATGAGG GTATAGCTAATCTAACAAATTATCCGGCAACAAGAATTTACATCAATCCTACACACTACAGCATCGGAGAGCTTAAAGCCAA AATGTTGGAAACAATTGAAGAAACGGTTTCATCACCACCGCAGGAAATTACAGAGTTAAAAACTCTTACTATCAAAGATATTAAAGCAATGACTCCAGATTCCACAGAG TGCAGAGTTAAGTGCCAACTTAAAGTAACTAAGGTCGAAGAGCAGTCATCTTGGTTTTATGCTGTATGCACAAAATGTCCAAAAGAAATATCACGAGTCGATGGGGTTTTTAAATGCGAGGACTGTAACAGAATTATTCCATACCCTGACAAAAG ATTCCGTATATGCACATTATGCAGCGACAACACAGGTAGCATTGCAGTAATTTTCCTGGACCAAGAAGTTACTCGGATTATCGAGAAAACTGTGTTTGATATAGAAGTGGATGCTATTCAG GAAAATACCGAGGGGAAATTTCCAGCAGTTCTCAAGACATTTGAGAAGAAAGTTTATACCATCACTCTAAACATTACAGAGAACAATCTCAAAAAAGGATCAATGGTGTATGAGGCGGATGAGATTTTTGACAAAATTGAAAGCAGTGCAAACTTTGATCCATCGACAAACACAGATACTCAAATGGTTGAGGCAGCAACTGTAGAC CTGAAAGATGACGACCTCAGCACACCAACAACTGGAATTTCTTCTACAAAAACAAGGCCAAGGGTTGATATTGAGCCGGTGGCATTTGATCCAAAAGAAGATACACCAGCCAAGCTCAACAAAAAGGATAAGAAGAAAAAG GAGTAA
- the LOC108222005 gene encoding uncharacterized protein LOC108222005: MDLEFKKSHVPAFGSWDCNDDLPFTQCFESARQAGLLRYSYSQDRDLYVTGDLYQNDVVTPAMIVVPRRRAKGGYPHVKEGKKEGWVVCECEYEYEHDVKEPPSPVPNAPPPRKAPKAVDEDLYKISPDLLYASSKRKRGFGLFSCCLRPSCDL; encoded by the exons ATGGATCTT GAATTCAAGAAAAGCCATGTTCCAGCATTTGGGAGCTGGGATTGCAATGATGATCTTCCGTTCACACAGTGCTTTGAGTCTGCAAGACAAGCTGGGCTCCTGCGGTACAGCTACTCTCAAGATCGTGATCTCTATGTCACTGGTGACTTGTACCAAAATGATGTGGTCACTCCGGCCATGATTGTTGTTCCCCGCCGCAGG GCAAAAGGAGGCTACCCACATGTGAAAGAAGGCAAAAAGGAAGGGTGGGTGGTTTGTGAGTGTGAATATGAGTATGAGCATGATGTGAAAGAGCCACCAAGCCCTGTGCCTAATGCTCCTCCACCAAGAAAGGCACCCAAGGCTGTGGATGAAGATCTCTACAAAATCTCTCCAGACCTTCTCTATGCCAGTTCCAAAAGG AAGAGGGGATTTGGGTTGTTCTCTTGCTGCTTGAGGCCATCCTGtgacttgtga
- the LOC108220554 gene encoding uncharacterized protein At5g48480: MAAEDVKNGTTTKANTQVAFSSLKPMVYVEAQKANDAVLFYKTAFGAEEVNRVSQPKRKADQELPVVVSAEIKVAGSTFIVKDLSDDTPAPVKGGTGSVFILETQDLEAALEKAVKAGAVKEGEVAEADGAFDGGRVGKVKDPYGNLWVLSSPAAAKADVEA, translated from the exons ATGGCTGCAGAGGATGTGAAGAATGGAACCACAACAAAAGCAAACACTCAGGTGGCATTTTCGTCGCTGAAACCGATGGTCTACGTCGAGGCACAGAAGGCGAACGACGCCGTTCTTTTTTACAAGACGGCGTTTGGGGCAGAAGAGGTCAATCGAGTGTCGCAGCCAAAGAGGAAGGCCGATCAGGAGCTCCCTGTTGTTGTGTCCGCGGAGATTAAGGTGGCTGGAAGTACTTTCATCGTCAAGGACCTCTCCGATGACACCCCCGCTCC AGTAAAGGGTGGTACTGGAAGCGTGTTCATTTTGGAGACCCAGGACCTTGAGGCTGCGTTGGAGAAAGCTGTCAAGGCCGGTGCGGTGAAAGAAGGTGAAGTAGCTGAAGCTGATGGCGCGTTCGACGGTGGGCGCGTGGGGAAGGTGAAGGATCCCTACGGCAATCTCTGGGTGTTGAGCTCTCCTGCTGCCGCAAAGGCTGATGTGGAGGCGTGA
- the LOC108221696 gene encoding uncharacterized protein LOC108221696, producing the protein MTETTYVIDVVGVIKDHKILLEQITNRHGIQQEQAKFVISDGRTNVNVTFWDKYAQVFVEAIWKKMETPVIIILAGCRVQMWSNAPNVTHVAPTTFYLNLNHHSVNQLRRM; encoded by the exons ATGACTGAAACAACTTATGTCATTG ATGTTGTCGGTGTTATTAAGGATCATAAGATTCTTCTTGAACAAATTACGAATAGGCATGGAATTCAACAGGAACAAGCTAAGTTTGTTATATCTGATGGAAG AACAAATGTGAATGTAACGTTTTGGGATAAATATGCACAAGTTTTTGTGGAAGCTATTTGGAAAAAAATGGAGACTCCAGTCATTATTATTCTTGCAGGATGCAGAGTGCAAATGTGGAGCA ATGCTCCAAATGTCACACATGTTGCACCAACAACATTCTACTTAAATCTTAACCATCACAGTGTCAACCAGCTGAGGAGGATGTAA